A single region of the Candidatus Poribacteria bacterium genome encodes:
- a CDS encoding HEAT repeat domain-containing protein: MTRETVEAASNLSLSQKVRKSITWLSHRDGPVRNWRYFPTRVLLRKLQSESAEMRAYAAEGLGGVGDVHAVAPLINALSDHNSTVRRFAISSLGKIRDERAIEVLIPFLQDEDADMRCATVVALGELGLDEERTSNPPVQIIEALMSSIWDTDRAVCSAAVVALGRIGNPQAVSALNELAEATESEWVRRYVSEALHQIEEQNAALNS, translated from the coding sequence ATGACACGCGAAACTGTAGAGGCTGCTTCAAATTTGTCTCTGTCGCAAAAGGTCCGCAAGTCCATCACGTGGCTTTCACATCGAGACGGTCCTGTCAGGAATTGGCGATATTTTCCGACCCGTGTGTTGCTGCGAAAACTGCAGTCGGAATCCGCTGAGATGCGGGCTTATGCCGCTGAGGGATTAGGCGGCGTCGGTGATGTGCATGCCGTCGCACCGCTCATCAACGCCTTAAGTGATCACAATTCGACCGTTCGTCGTTTCGCTATTTCCTCGCTCGGGAAAATTCGTGATGAACGCGCGATTGAGGTTCTCATCCCCTTTCTACAAGACGAAGATGCTGACATGCGATGCGCTACTGTTGTCGCCCTCGGTGAATTAGGGCTCGACGAAGAGAGGACTTCAAACCCACCTGTCCAGATCATAGAGGCACTCATGAGCAGCATCTGGGACACCGACAGAGCCGTCTGTTCCGCTGCTGTCGTTGCTTTAGGTAGAATCGGTAATCCACAAGCCGTCTCCGCACTCAACGAATTGGCTGAAGCCACTGAGAGTGAGTGGGTCCGCCGCTACGTCAGCGAGGCATTGCATCAAATCGAAGAGCAGAACGCCGCACTAAATTCCTAA
- the trpB gene encoding tryptophan synthase subunit beta, whose protein sequence is MKSQVHPNEPQGIIKKLPDATGHFGQFGGRYVPETLMPALLELEEAYLKLKDNHDFQQEFQYYLREYVGRPNPLYYAEHLTETLGGAKIYLKREDLNHTGAHKINSAIGQILLARWMGKKRIIAETGAGQHGVATATVAAKFGMECEVYMGEEDIERQALNVFRMQLMGAKVVPVNSGSRTLKDAINACFRDWVTNVRTTYLLLGSVVGAHPYPMIVRDFQAVIGDEARSQILEQEGTLPDCVVACVGGGSNSLGMFYPFYADESVRLIGVEAAGESIRSGRHAAPLTAGSVGVFHGAKCYLLQEDDGQITPAHSISAGLDYPGVGPEHSYYRETGRAEYVPITDAEAVEGFRLLSETEGIIPALESAHAIAYLRELASKLGKDKIIAVCLSGRGDKDVYTIASELGINL, encoded by the coding sequence ATGAAATCCCAGGTCCACCCAAACGAACCGCAAGGTATAATTAAAAAACTGCCTGACGCAACAGGGCATTTCGGACAATTCGGAGGCAGATATGTTCCCGAAACGCTGATGCCCGCACTTTTAGAACTCGAAGAAGCATACCTGAAACTCAAAGATAATCACGACTTCCAACAAGAATTTCAATACTACCTCCGTGAATATGTTGGGAGACCGAATCCACTTTATTATGCTGAGCATTTGACAGAGACGCTCGGCGGCGCGAAAATATATCTCAAACGGGAGGATCTCAACCATACAGGTGCGCACAAAATTAACAGTGCAATCGGTCAAATCCTCCTTGCACGCTGGATGGGGAAAAAACGCATCATCGCTGAAACCGGTGCGGGACAACACGGGGTCGCAACAGCCACTGTCGCCGCGAAGTTTGGTATGGAGTGTGAGGTGTATATGGGTGAGGAAGACATAGAACGGCAAGCACTCAACGTTTTCCGTATGCAACTCATGGGAGCAAAGGTCGTACCGGTTAATTCTGGGTCGCGGACCCTCAAGGATGCGATCAACGCCTGCTTCCGCGATTGGGTCACAAACGTCCGAACCACCTATCTACTTCTCGGTTCGGTTGTCGGCGCGCACCCTTACCCGATGATCGTCCGAGACTTCCAAGCCGTCATCGGCGACGAAGCGAGATCACAGATTTTAGAGCAAGAGGGTACACTCCCGGATTGTGTTGTCGCCTGTGTCGGGGGTGGAAGCAATTCACTCGGCATGTTCTATCCGTTCTATGCCGATGAATCCGTTCGACTTATCGGTGTGGAAGCCGCAGGCGAGAGCATCCGGAGCGGACGACATGCGGCGCCTCTCACTGCTGGTAGCGTCGGTGTCTTTCACGGTGCGAAGTGCTACCTGCTGCAGGAAGATGACGGTCAGATAACCCCTGCACACTCAATCTCCGCGGGATTGGATTATCCGGGGGTCGGACCGGAGCACAGTTATTATCGCGAAACCGGTAGAGCGGAATACGTCCCGATTACCGATGCAGAAGCAGTAGAAGGATTCCGACTGTTATCGGAGACAGAGGGCATCATCCCCGCATTGGAATCCGCGCATGCCATTGCCTATCTGCGTGAGCTGGCATCTAAACTCGGTAAAGACAAGATCATCGCCGTCTGTCTCTCAGGTCGTGGTGACAAAGATGTCTACACTATTGCGAGTGAGTTGGGTATCAACCTCTAA
- a CDS encoding C-terminal binding protein, translating into MQNSWKILITDYAWPSIEPERQVLAEIGAELVAAETGDEAELLTLVPTMDGILTCWKPVRAPVIAAAQKCQIIGRCGIGLDNIDVEVATEHGIVVTNVPAYCIDEVSDHAMGLLLACARKIPRFDRAVKGGTWEQNIGPSMRRIRGKTLGVVGFGRIGRSIVPKAKAFGFTVNICSPRTDPELIQQHGAQKVSFSELLVTSDFITIHAPLTPETQGMFGEAEFQAMKPTAYLINTARGGIVDTAALTAALRNAEIAGAGLDVLETEPPEQNEELLTLDSVVATPHAAFISEESILDLEVAAATCVVHVLTGKLPESVVNPSVLEQSNLRANF; encoded by the coding sequence ATGCAAAACAGCTGGAAAATCCTCATCACCGATTACGCCTGGCCCTCTATAGAACCTGAACGACAAGTACTTGCCGAGATCGGGGCGGAACTCGTCGCCGCAGAGACTGGCGATGAAGCAGAACTCCTAACGCTTGTGCCAACCATGGATGGCATCCTTACCTGCTGGAAACCCGTTCGGGCACCTGTTATCGCTGCTGCTCAGAAATGCCAGATTATTGGGCGTTGCGGTATTGGATTAGACAACATTGATGTGGAAGTCGCTACGGAACACGGTATTGTTGTCACCAACGTCCCTGCGTATTGTATCGATGAGGTTTCGGACCACGCCATGGGGTTGCTGCTGGCGTGTGCGCGAAAAATCCCGCGGTTTGATCGGGCGGTCAAGGGAGGCACATGGGAACAGAACATCGGACCATCGATGCGCAGAATTCGAGGCAAAACGCTCGGTGTCGTCGGATTCGGACGGATTGGGCGGTCAATTGTGCCGAAAGCGAAAGCGTTCGGGTTTACAGTCAATATCTGTTCCCCACGTACCGACCCTGAATTAATTCAGCAGCATGGCGCACAAAAAGTTTCGTTTTCAGAGCTCCTCGTAACGTCTGATTTTATCACGATCCATGCACCCTTGACACCAGAAACACAGGGTATGTTTGGGGAGGCAGAATTTCAGGCAATGAAACCGACGGCTTATCTGATTAACACGGCGCGTGGGGGTATTGTGGATACCGCTGCCCTCACTGCGGCGCTCCGCAACGCTGAAATTGCCGGTGCCGGTTTGGACGTATTGGAAACTGAACCGCCTGAACAGAACGAAGAACTACTTACCCTCGACAGTGTCGTCGCTACACCGCACGCCGCTTTTATTTCAGAGGAATCGATTCTCGACTTAGAAGTTGCTGCTGCGACGTGTGTCGTACACGTGCTAACGGGAAAACTGCCAGAGTCCGTCGTGAATCCATCGGTTCTGGAACAATCGAACCTCCGCGCAAATTTTTGA
- a CDS encoding FAD-binding protein, with protein sequence MNQHDLKHSHKELHTLLGARFTTDSAVRDAHARDASYHWGALPDAVAFPKTNVEVAEIVKICGKYKMPIVPYGTGTGVEGAVVTTEGVLCMALNEMNRILRVSQDDRDATVQAGVTRLQLNTHLAEIGTRLHFSVDPGADASLGGMAATRASGTSAVRYGTMLDNVLGLTVVTADGSIVQTGGRARKSAAGYDLTRLFIGSEGTLGIITEVTLKLTRLPEAVASAVCAFPTVSAAVDTVIELIGRGVSIARIELLDERQMDAVNKYAGLVYEVAPTLFFEFHGSAHTVAESSEIAGTVAAAHGSGDFRWATDEDERKRLWQARYDSYYAALNRRPGSVGYVTDVCVPISELAECIAKTKALLATSSLDPSLLGHVGDGNFHVVFPLEVDNADELAEAQQLSHRIVDIALEMGGTCTGEHGVGIGKRQALQKEHGSAINLMRAIKNALDPLNLMNPGKVFL encoded by the coding sequence ATGAATCAACACGACTTAAAGCACTCCCATAAAGAACTCCATACACTTCTCGGAGCACGCTTCACCACGGATAGTGCCGTCCGGGATGCGCACGCCCGCGATGCCTCCTATCACTGGGGCGCGCTCCCAGATGCTGTCGCTTTCCCGAAAACCAACGTTGAAGTCGCCGAAATTGTTAAAATCTGTGGGAAATATAAGATGCCGATTGTTCCTTACGGCACGGGTACGGGGGTTGAAGGTGCTGTCGTCACAACTGAAGGCGTGCTCTGTATGGCTCTGAACGAGATGAACCGTATCCTTCGCGTCAGTCAAGATGACAGAGATGCCACCGTCCAAGCGGGTGTAACGCGGCTGCAATTGAACACGCATCTCGCGGAGATCGGGACACGACTCCATTTCTCCGTTGATCCAGGTGCAGATGCCTCATTGGGTGGGATGGCAGCGACGCGGGCGTCCGGTACAAGTGCTGTCCGATATGGCACGATGCTCGATAACGTCCTCGGTTTGACTGTCGTCACTGCCGATGGTTCTATCGTCCAGACGGGGGGCAGGGCTCGGAAGTCTGCCGCAGGCTACGATCTCACACGTCTTTTCATCGGTTCTGAAGGCACGTTAGGGATTATTACTGAAGTCACGCTCAAATTAACACGGTTGCCAGAGGCGGTGGCATCCGCTGTCTGTGCCTTTCCAACCGTATCCGCAGCGGTAGACACCGTTATTGAACTTATCGGTAGAGGGGTTAGCATCGCCCGTATTGAGCTTTTAGATGAACGCCAAATGGATGCCGTCAACAAGTATGCAGGGTTAGTGTACGAAGTCGCACCGACCCTCTTCTTTGAATTCCACGGCTCGGCGCATACCGTCGCAGAGAGTTCTGAGATTGCTGGGACTGTTGCAGCAGCACACGGCAGCGGCGATTTCCGATGGGCAACAGACGAAGACGAACGCAAACGGCTCTGGCAAGCCCGATACGATAGTTACTACGCCGCTTTGAACCGCCGTCCCGGTTCTGTCGGCTACGTTACGGATGTCTGCGTCCCGATATCCGAACTTGCCGAGTGCATCGCCAAAACGAAAGCACTGCTCGCTACATCGAGCCTTGACCCGTCGCTCCTCGGACACGTTGGAGACGGGAATTTTCACGTTGTTTTTCCGCTTGAAGTTGATAACGCAGATGAATTAGCGGAGGCTCAGCAACTCAGCCATCGGATTGTAGACATCGCCTTGGAGATGGGAGGCACCTGCACCGGTGAACACGGTGTCGGTATTGGCAAAAGACAGGCATTACAAAAGGAACACGGATCGGCAATCAATTTAATGCGTGCTATCAAAAATGCTTTGGATCCCCTAAATTTGATGAACCCCGGCAAGGTCTTCTTATAG